The genomic segment ACCAGTCTACCTGAACAAATGGACTCAATTCCCTTTGCCCGCCCATTGTAACCCAGCGTTGAGTAGCTTTAAATACCCCAGCCAATGCCCCTTGCGGCTGTAAGTCAGGAACTGCTGCTTTTAACTCTGTGCCTAGAGCGTTCCCTGGGTGATTCAGAAAGTAATCCCATACTTTACGCTGCTTTTCCGATAAGCCTTCAGCAAACTCTTTCAACATCTTAAGATATGCATAATCCCGAAGAGGATTTTCATTTTCCTGAACACTCTCCTCAGGTTGTAACTGACGTAGATGAAAGTCAAGCAAAGCCCGCGCCTTTCTCAGCGATTCCATGTCATTAAGGTCAATCTCCAATGTCATTTTCATTTTCCAAAGACTCCTTTTTATCTTTTAGCATTATGCTAACATATAAATATCAGTTTGCAAACAGTGTTAAAATATTTAATTCTCGTCTTAAGACTTTGAATATGGACTAATCATCTTTGGAACTGTCGGCATATAATAAAGAGCCCTTACCATAAATGGATAAGTGGCTATTTATAAAATTGCACCTCTACGATTAACACAACAGGCTCATTATTTTTCAAGAATGCTTTTTTAATTGGTTTAGAACTGTACTAATAAACAATTCAAAAGTTTCTTTAGTTAAATTCTTCTCTAGATCTTTAATTAGTTGTATATTAATTGGAATTGTTATTGACTCATTTACAACAATTTCAATAGTTGAAACAGGCTCTTCAAAACTATCGCTAAGATACAAAAAATTTATACATTGTCTTAACAAAGTTATTAACACATTTGATTCTATAGAGGGATAGACATACTCGATGTATAACTTTAGAGTTGATCTTTCATATCTAAAACTTTTCAATATCAATCTGTTTGTCATAAGGACTTGTCTAATAGCGATATAATTCTGATCAAAATTTGTTTCCGGATGGATACCAGGAAATTCTTTGGCATGTTCATACCAGAAGATTTCATACGCTATTCCTATTTGTCTTGCAACTTCCGAAAGCTTCTTAATTTCATCTTTCAGTTCTTTTAATGTCGATTGAACTAAAGTGGGTGATCTTCTGTTTCCATTCTTATAAGTTATAGTTTCTGTTCTTTCATCTATTGTATAATCAAAATGAGCTTCAGCGTTTCTCAAAGCTGTATTAGTATCTTCATAAAGGAGCCTGAAATCACTTTCAATATTTTTATAATTTCTGTCTCGCTTTGAGAAATACTTTTCTGAAAAATATCGTGACTCGATATTATCTATCGGAGTTCCTATTGAATCGTATTCCAAAATAAATATAATTGGGCTCAATAATTTATTTAAAACACCTTCAATGGTGTCTTTGAAAACATTCAAGTGAAACATGATTACATCTTGCTTTCTTATAAAATCAGGGTCTAATTGGTTTAATGATTGTATTTTAGAAGACATATAAAGCATATTTCTAAAGGCTGAACTCTTTATATTAAGAATAGAATTGTAATTATCAATATATGCTGAATGATGATTTTTATAGAATCCATCAAGTAATTTTAATACAGCAACTATACGCTCTTTAATTAGATATTGCTTGTTTTCATCAACAACACTGTATTCTCTTCGATATTTATAAAATTCATCAACAATACTTGGATAACTTTTTATCCCATTATTTTTGATTTCGACCAAAATTTTTTCAGTGTAAGGTAAATAATCCGACAGCCAAGAAATTATTTTTTGATTTTTGAGTTCTAAAGTTTTATCCTCCTTTAATAAGGAAGTATAATCGATTATTGTGTTTACATATCGCAATTTTGCCCCCTACTTTCAATATTTAAGTGAGTAGTCTCCTTTTCAAAAAGGCTTCCTCTTGATATCTATTCCTCATCATCCATAATGTTTTCCAGATCAATAGCGCTTTGCTGCTCGTTAGTAATCATAAACCCCATTCCAAGAATATTAGCTCTTAGTGCATCTGCTTTAGACATCTTTTGCTGCCGATAATCGTGCAAAATATCAAGGACTTTACCAACGTCTTTAGCATTGGGAACTTCAGGATAATAACTTGATCCATCAAGAGCGAGGCAGTATTTATTGACTATCTTCCAAGCAAGGTCAATGAGTACCTCGATATCTTGGTTAGTTAAGGAGGCATCTTGCAGTAATCTGTTGCGATCTAAATAGTACTTTCTATCATTATGAGCAAACACCTTACTTCGCCATGTGGATAGGTTTCCTATCGCAACATATTGCCATCTAATTTCTTCTTTATCCTTTTTAATTGTACTTAAGGATACAAGCGGCGAGTCATCTGGACTCTCCTTATAATCAAATAACGAGAGAGAATCACTGACAATCCCAAGAAATTTATAAAGACTCCCGTCTTGAGCCTTCTCTTCATATAGTTTAAATAGGGATACTATGATGTCACTAAACAGTGAAAGGTTTGTTAAGGTAAAGAAGCCAGACGCTAAATGCATTTCTTCTGAGCGATCCTGCATTCGAGCTTGCAAGTACCTCCATAAATCATATTTAGAGCGGACGAGCATAATGTCCTGCATTATACGTCTAATATAAGTCGTCATAGTTTCTTTGGTATACATAATATCCTCCTAATCTACAAGTTTTTCATTAATGTACCAGCGTGTTTTTTGTTGATAATATTGAATTTTATAAGATATGGTGTTATGCTGCTCTTATATACTGAGAGAATCGGTAGGAATTTATAGAGATATGTAGAATAGTAATCAGAACAAACGTTCTGTAGGTGGGGAATATGAAAAAATTATCTGTAATTGATCTTTTTGCGGGTGCTGGTGGATTAAGTCTTGGTTTCCAGCAGACAAATAAAGTCGATATTAAAGCTGCTGTAGAAAATAACAAATACGCGAAAAAGAGCTACGAAAGAAATCACCCACAAAATGTAACAATATACAACGACATAAGGCAAGTAGATTATGATGAGTTAACTGAGCGATATGGAGAAATTGACATTGTTATCGGTGGCCCTCCATGTCAAGGCTTTTCTAATGCAAATCGCCAGAAAAATGAACTGATATCTACCAATAACCAGTTAGTAAAAGAGTATATCCGGGCCATTCAAGAATTGGCTCCAAAAGCATTTGTAATGGAAAATGTAAAAATGATGGGCTCATCAAAGCATAAATTTTTCTTGTTAGAGAATGAACATGAGGAAATAATTGACGAATTAAAAATTTTGCCTATCGAGGAAAAGGTCACACTAGGTCAGGTCAATATACTTTCACAACACTTAGTTGATTTTCTAAAGGAACAAGAGGATCTCAACCTTAGGCTTTACTTATTGGATAGCAAGGAACTACTATCAAAATTTAATTCGTTCATAAGAAACCGGAATAATATTTCTCAGTATTTATCCAAAAACCTCAGCTTCTTAAAGAAAGTTTTGAAGAAATGGGATAGCTACCATCAATGTTATTGGAACAATCGCTACAGGGAGATATGGTTCAATGTCAAAGAGATGCTTGAAATCTTTATACAGTTAGGCTCTATTAATCCAGACTTTATAAATTACTTAGGGATTATTACAGAAACACAAAAAATTCTGTGGAAAAAAGATGAGATAATATCTAATGGTATTGAGTTGGTTGACATTGATATTGATGCCCATGATGTATTTGCATTTTTAAAGACATATAACGTATTGGAGTATATCGAGAGGAAACTAGAAAGTCTCGGTTACATCACCGACAAAAAAATACTAAACGCAGCTGATTTTGGTGTACCACAAATCAGAGAAAGGTTATTCTTAATAGGTGTTAGAGATGAACTCTTGAACGGAAAAGAGGTCCAGCTACCTCAAAAAGTACTTGGTACAGAGGAGTATTTTACAGCTTTCCATGCATTCAGTGATCTGGAACACATTATCCCTGACAAGAACGTAAGCACAAATTATAAAATAAAAAACTTACTAAATACAGATCATCCATTAACACGGTATCTAAATGGAGATGTCCAAGAACTGTACAATCACATTATTACTGATTCAACGGAAACCGCATTAGAACGATTCAAAGCCCTGGGGCAAGGCGAAAATTTCCACGACTTAAAGGAAGAACAAAAATCAACTTACAGTGATCCCGGAAGAACCCAAAATACAGTATATCAGCGCCTTCAATATGATTCTCCCTCAGGAACAGTACTCAACGTCAGGAAATCGATGTGGATTCATCCAAAGTTGGACAGGGCCGTCAGCATAAGGGAAGCAGCCAGACTACAGTCCTTCCCAGACTCTTACGTTTTTTGTGGAACAAAAGATGCACAATATCAACAAATAGGAAATGCTGTGCCTCCCCTTCTTGCAAGAGCTGTAGCTGAAAAGGTTCTTGAATTATTGGGAGTTGAAGTTGAAGAGAAATTGTCTCATCTAATAGGAAAGCATACGAATGTTTTATACTGTGAATGAGAGAGCATAATGCCCTCTCATTCTTTATTCCTCTGTAGATTTGAATGATATTAAGGTTACTTATTCAGTAACTTTTCTATCTGATCAATTATGATTTTTTTAATATCCTCTTCCTCTAGTGCATCGATAATGGTTACACCGCCTAGACGATTAATATGCTTTGTAAGTTCACGAAAAGATTCACGACTATAAAAACTCTGTCCTTCTCGTTTTCTGTCAGCTAAAACAGACAAAATTGCTTTTGCCCATTTTCGATTTCTTGAAAATCCCCTTTCGAGAAGATTAACCTGAATCTCTTGGTTGTAAAGTAGAATTTTAGTCAGTTCAAATTTGTCTTCTCGATTCTCATCAAATGAGACATATCCAAACCACCACAAACGTGCAATTCCATTTCTAAAAAGAGCTCTGTCCGTATTTGAAGTTTTTCCTTGAAAGAAATACCTACGCCTTATTTTCTCCTCTGGATCTTTCTTTTTTTTGCCACTATTTACATCCTGAATGGTATCCTCTTCTTCAGCTAACAAATCTTCCTCTTCAGGGATATCCGCATCAATCCCCCACCTCGCCTGCATGTAATCCCAAAAAGGAACATGGGCCAAATAAGTCCAAATACGTTCGTCAGTTGCATCTGTAATAGACAAATTTTTGAATGCTGAGTAAAGTGTAATTGTGTTTTCTAAATCAAAATTATTTCTTGTTCCTTCTGGCTTTTTCAACTGAATATCCTCGAAATGATAGTTAGATTCAAGACTCCATCCATCATTTTGGAAAAATTCATCAAGCCATGGAGTTTCTCGTGTATACTGTCCTTGTGCCAGGTTATGAGGGATATTTGTTTTCAGGTTTTCTAAATTATCTTGGCTAAGAAATTTAATTTTCATGATCATTTCCCCCGGAAGCTAGGTCTTCCAATTTTTTCAATGCAGAGGTAAATGGATTACCAACCAGTTTTTGAGCAATCCAGAATGAGGATTCCTCTCCCTCCCCAAACTCATGATCAGTAAGATCTACTCCGATCTCTTTCAACTTTTCGTTAAGAACAGAAAACCATGCCATATCTTGAAGTTCTTCCTTCGCTTCATTACTCGATACTTCTATATTCTTTTAGCAGAAGTGAAAGGGCAGGAACCACGATTAGAGAATTAAGTAATGACTGAAAAGATTCGTTTGCCTTCAATAGCCTTTGATAGGACTTGAAATTTTCTGAAGACATTTTTACTTTTACATAAGGATTTGCCAGCTCTACAACCATTGAAGGTGCATTGACTCTCTTGTCTTCCACTACCCTAAAAATGGAAGGTACTTTTCTTAAAGACTCTATATCCTTTTTTATATTAATTTTACGATGTTCTCCAACTGCTAGTACATCAGCCTTCATCACAGAAAAAGAATAGTCTTTATAGGCAGGATGGAAGTCGTAATTCTGGTATTCAACTATATTATCTGATGCCAGAATTAATGAGTTAATATCTACTCTTCCTATTAACTTATCAGATGGTATCTCGAAAGTGAATTGTGACTCGTAGGAACGATATAGTTCACGAAATCCTGAGCTAGGGCACTCAATATGAGCAACAAAGCAGGCATTTTCCTCCATAATTAATTTTTGCAAATCATGATTATCTGTTGACATTTCAGCTATAAAAACGTATTTCCCATTTGATAAAATTGGATTTTCAATAGATGAACTAAACTTAGTGGTAACAAAATCATCAGAAAAGTCCGCCATAACTGGATGAGGATACTCTCTTGCACTAATTTGCATGTAAAATCACCTCCAACGAAACACGCAGCGAATCTTTTAAAGTTATAAACAGCTGTTCACTTTGCCCTCCTGTTAATTTAATTGGGCCAATCTTTCCGTTACTCTTAATCGGTACTGTTTTACCATTATGGATTGCAGACTTAATCGGTGCCAGTTCTTTATTTTCCTCACCCATGATGTAAAAATTCAGGAAACCTTCTGTATCAGTATCAGTTAGAAGTCTTACAAAATAAACCCCTTCTTGAGGTTTGATACATTTAATCATCCGAGATTTTAATCCCGTAGTTTTAGACTGTTTTGATTGAATAGGATTAGGTGTCTTCGGTCTCTCAGTTCTTTTTCCTTTATCCGAAAATTTCGTATCACTTTCATCTGATGCTCGTCCTCTTTTATTTGAGTCTGAATTATTTTTGTCATTATCACTAAAGAAATCTTCAGATTCTACAGTGTTATCTCTGTTCGATATTTCAGAAGCTGAGGCTACTTCACTGTCAGCAGAATAAACTTTCAAGACTTGTGAGCGATTAACTAACTCAATTTGAATCTCCTTAGGATCTTTTTTCAAGCCTTCAGTATTAGCTTCAAAGGATAGATCATCATTCTTACTACGGAAGGGTAAGAATTGGCTTAATCCATCGATATCCAACTCCTCCAATTTTTCATCTGTTGCAAGCGTATCTATCATTTCACTTACCCAATTCTCAATACTTTTTTGAATTTTTTTTGCAAGCGAAGGATTATCATGAAGTTCTGGATTCCATTTATCATGAGCAGGTGGCTCCATACCTCGTAGAAACTCATTTAATTTGTCTCCTCTTACAATCAAAACACCTGAATAGCCAAACGTCTTCCTGTAACGTTTATCGTATATCTTCATTCCAGTGCTTCTAAACATCGATACTTTCTTGGGACAATCTTTTTCTGTGAGTACATAAAGATCTACGAGATTAGAACCAGTATTTTCGAATGTAAATGTCTTACTAAATGATTTCCCTGATGTAAGAGCCTTATAGTATTTGGCAGCCAAGAACTCTCCATCACTTGTAAAACTTTTAATAAGCTCAGGAAGCGTCTTGGAGCTAATTTCAGTGTTACCTACACGTACAATTAATCGATTTTCAAATATAGCGACAATAAAGTGCTCCAACACTGAACGGATTACATTTTGTTCCCAATCAGATTCTGCTTTGAATCCTGCTACAAAGATATCTGTTCCCTCTTCAGATCGGTGAAAAAAATCATCTATTGCTGACAGGTCTAATATTGGCTGGTAGTCATGTACATCACCAAAATAACCTGTTCTTCGAGTCTCTTTTCCTTCTGCGTTTTCGTGTGACATTAATTTAGAAACACCTTGGAACGCCATTTTACCTGAAAGATCTTTTGTTCCATAAAACACTGTACGAAGCTGAGAGCATACAAATGGAGCATATTTTCCTATTCCATATGATCCTCCAGAAGTACCACTTTTTACACAAACACCAACAGATTTTACGAGTCTCTGCCAATTACCGCTTTTATTTTCTGCTCCTTCTAAACCTGTTGTGTAAAAATCACTAATTTTTAAGATTGGTATTACTTCTGACTTCATCAGTCTTAGTGCATTTTTGAAAAATTCTAGAGCCTTTTTATCATTTTTGCTCCGCTCGCAACATGCTTCTAAGGTTTTTATGAAACTTTCCCTGTCTGGAAACTTGTCACTAGACAAATAATGCAAATTGAAATGAACCTCTACTGGCTTGTCCAATTGCTCATTTTTTGCATCAAGTGAATTTTGGCAAGGTTCCCGTGTTAAACCATCAATAGGATTTCCTCGAAATGTTTCCATTCCCGGATCATTAAAACCTTCGCTTTCCCCCTCATTTATTGGAAACTTCCATGCCACTTTTTCCTGCAAAAAATTAACTACCATAACAAATCCCCCTTTCAACTAAAGATTCCTTAACTTTCCTTAGCTTTCGTTTTCTTGGTTTTGTTAGAAGGGATAAAAGTCGAAAGGTCAATTTCAATTCGATTTTCCCCCGATTTTTGAATAAAAAATTTAACAGGATTCGATACATCAATCTTACATTTCACCTGTAAAAACTGAACAAATTCTCGACAAGTAATTCTTACGTTTTTAGTATTTTCATTTATTTCTGGTATGGAAAATCCTGATGAATTACTTTCTTTATGCAGTTCAATTAACAAAACTTTGTTTTTGGGGTCGCAACCTAACCGAACACTAGAGAAACCTTTTAAAAGATCTAGAGCTCCTGAGTTAAAGGTAATGCCATAAGATGCAACAGTTAGTGTTGGCAATACAGTATTGGGTGTAAACCATTGTATAGTCATTTCATTCACCTCTTTAGGTATATTTATAAAACACAGTGAGCTATTGTGTCAATATTGTATTTATATTTCACAAAAAACAAATGTTTAGTGATATAAATTCACGTGTTTTTTATGATGTCAGCAAAAAAACACTGCAAGGATTGTATTTAAATAATATCAGTCTCATAAAAAAAACTGCACAAAAGGCAGTTTAATACAATTAGTTTTGCTCTAGAATCTTACTCAAAAATGAGATCGGTTTAGTATGGATCTTTAAGCTGAATTTGGAACGGCTCTGTCATCTGTCTTACCCACTTCAGAGCATCTGGAATAGTCCCCCCGTGGAATTTCGGTGCCCCCTCCGCCCAAACTTCTTCCCACATAAAATCGGCCGTTTGTTTTTCGACATTAACAACCAGGTATACGTCTGTTCCATCAACATATGGCAAAGTGCCAGATGGTGAACTCATACCAAGAACGACTCTGACGATGTGAGTTGGTGTTCCTTGGGACAAATAGTATTCTTTTGCCCGAGTATCGTTATTTTCATCGTAATAGTTGGCTCCTTTAAGGTTATAAGGCAGAAAGGCGGAGTTCTCGGTATTCTCTTCAAAAGGAATAGCTGCAACCGCTACTATACTGACCTTCGTATCAAATTCTGTACTGTCGGGTTTCAAATGGTTATGCTCAAATTGCTCTTAGTCGATCCAGAATTAGCTCATGTACTTGCATCATGAATATTTCGCTCCTTTACCATTCATAAATGATTTTGGCTTAGCTTTGAAACATGGAAAATAAAAACCCTTTTCGCATCAATGCGAAAAGGGTAGTGATATGCTCGCTCCATTATCTCTTTTTCGTGAACGTTTTTGTTCCCTGGAAGATGCTGAAATCTTGCGGCACAGAATCAAGTTTCGTCGTCACTGTAACCTGTTTATCTCCGAGTGTAACAATTCCTTTTCCTGTAATTCCTGAATAGCTGTCTGTAAAAGTAAAATTCGCTTCACCTTTTTCATTGAATGTTACCTCATTATCACCCGTATCAGTGAACATAGCCGCTCCATTTGTTGAGGAACCTAACGAAATAGTAGCATTTCGTCCATCCTTAATTGTAATCGTGATCGAATCACCCGCTCCA from the Brevibacillus brevis genome contains:
- a CDS encoding DUF6339 family protein; protein product: MKIKFLSQDNLENLKTNIPHNLAQGQYTRETPWLDEFFQNDGWSLESNYHFEDIQLKKPEGTRNNFDLENTITLYSAFKNLSITDATDERIWTYLAHVPFWDYMQARWGIDADIPEEEDLLAEEEDTIQDVNSGKKKKDPEEKIRRRYFFQGKTSNTDRALFRNGIARLWWFGYVSFDENREDKFELTKILLYNQEIQVNLLERGFSRNRKWAKAILSVLADRKREGQSFYSRESFRELTKHINRLGGVTIIDALEEEDIKKIIIDQIEKLLNK
- a CDS encoding DNA cytosine methyltransferase; this encodes MKKLSVIDLFAGAGGLSLGFQQTNKVDIKAAVENNKYAKKSYERNHPQNVTIYNDIRQVDYDELTERYGEIDIVIGGPPCQGFSNANRQKNELISTNNQLVKEYIRAIQELAPKAFVMENVKMMGSSKHKFFLLENEHEEIIDELKILPIEEKVTLGQVNILSQHLVDFLKEQEDLNLRLYLLDSKELLSKFNSFIRNRNNISQYLSKNLSFLKKVLKKWDSYHQCYWNNRYREIWFNVKEMLEIFIQLGSINPDFINYLGIITETQKILWKKDEIISNGIELVDIDIDAHDVFAFLKTYNVLEYIERKLESLGYITDKKILNAADFGVPQIRERLFLIGVRDELLNGKEVQLPQKVLGTEEYFTAFHAFSDLEHIIPDKNVSTNYKIKNLLNTDHPLTRYLNGDVQELYNHIITDSTETALERFKALGQGENFHDLKEEQKSTYSDPGRTQNTVYQRLQYDSPSGTVLNVRKSMWIHPKLDRAVSIREAARLQSFPDSYVFCGTKDAQYQQIGNAVPPLLARAVAEKVLELLGVEVEEKLSHLIGKHTNVLYCE
- a CDS encoding AbiU2 domain-containing protein translates to MYTKETMTTYIRRIMQDIMLVRSKYDLWRYLQARMQDRSEEMHLASGFFTLTNLSLFSDIIVSLFKLYEEKAQDGSLYKFLGIVSDSLSLFDYKESPDDSPLVSLSTIKKDKEEIRWQYVAIGNLSTWRSKVFAHNDRKYYLDRNRLLQDASLTNQDIEVLIDLAWKIVNKYCLALDGSSYYPEVPNAKDVGKVLDILHDYRQQKMSKADALRANILGMGFMITNEQQSAIDLENIMDDEE